The Brachyspira aalborgi genome has a segment encoding these proteins:
- a CDS encoding glycogen synthase encodes MKLLMVSSEAFPFSKTGGLGDIAGSLPIAFDSIKINSSLAIPLYKENYKFVNKKNLFAKFKIKHNKDDIEVEIIKIKHPENSNITVYFIKQDNFFKRNGLYSENGKDYKDNASRFILFSKAIVQLLIHLYKKEKFKFDIIHLNDWQTALISLYIKEVYNNEEALKNLKVVFTIHNLAYQGNFSVDIYNLLNISWKFFVYNRLEFYGDVSFIKAGIILSDIITTVSPSYSKEIQSEGYGFRLNNLLSEKSEKLFGILNGVNDKSWNPKTDKYIKYHYEINSNIKSVEECIKNKKLIRNSLYREFNLKNNSFPLITMISRFDPQKGLDLIYSSFFELSTYDGNFIFLFSKDNYFKNFEEDFIKRANRTKNIKVVFEFDEALAHRLTAGSDMYLMPSKFEPCGLNQIYSMKYGSLPIVHSVGGLKDTVINYSGNKSVNKATGFVFNNYSVKDFVDIMDLAFNLYNNKKIWNKLIYNAMNKDYSLLKTALEYKKLYKRLLK; translated from the coding sequence ATGAAACTATTAATGGTATCAAGCGAAGCGTTCCCATTTTCAAAAACGGGAGGATTGGGAGATATTGCGGGAAGTTTGCCTATTGCATTCGACTCAATAAAAATTAACTCTTCATTGGCGATTCCTCTTTATAAAGAAAATTATAAATTCGTAAACAAAAAAAACTTATTTGCAAAATTTAAAATAAAACATAATAAAGACGATATTGAAGTTGAAATTATAAAAATTAAACATCCTGAAAATTCTAATATTACGGTTTATTTTATTAAGCAGGATAATTTTTTTAAGAGAAACGGATTATATTCCGAAAACGGAAAAGATTATAAAGACAATGCGAGCAGATTTATTTTATTTTCAAAAGCTATAGTTCAATTACTAATTCATTTATACAAAAAAGAAAAATTTAAATTTGATATAATTCATTTAAACGATTGGCAAACGGCTTTAATATCTCTCTATATAAAAGAAGTTTATAATAATGAAGAAGCTTTAAAAAATCTAAAAGTCGTTTTTACGATTCATAATCTTGCTTATCAAGGAAATTTTTCAGTCGATATATATAATTTGCTTAATATTTCTTGGAAATTTTTTGTTTATAATAGATTGGAATTTTACGGCGATGTTAGTTTTATTAAAGCGGGAATTATTTTATCGGATATAATTACTACGGTAAGTCCGTCATATTCAAAAGAAATTCAAAGCGAAGGATACGGTTTTAGGCTTAATAATTTGCTTTCGGAAAAATCGGAAAAATTATTTGGAATACTAAACGGAGTTAATGATAAATCTTGGAATCCAAAAACGGATAAATATATAAAATATCATTATGAAATAAATTCAAATATAAAATCTGTTGAAGAATGCATAAAAAATAAAAAACTTATAAGAAATTCTTTATATAGAGAGTTTAACTTAAAAAATAATTCTTTTCCTTTAATAACTATGATTTCAAGATTCGACCCGCAAAAAGGATTAGATTTAATATATTCTTCATTTTTTGAACTTTCAACTTATGACGGAAATTTTATTTTCTTATTTAGCAAAGATAATTATTTTAAAAATTTTGAAGAAGATTTTATAAAGAGAGCGAATAGAACTAAAAATATAAAAGTAGTATTTGAATTTGACGAAGCGCTTGCTCATAGATTAACGGCTGGAAGCGATATGTATTTAATGCCGAGCAAATTCGAGCCATGCGGACTCAATCAAATTTATAGCATGAAATACGGCAGTCTTCCAATAGTTCATTCTGTTGGCGGACTTAAAGATACGGTTATAAATTATAGCGGAAATAAATCTGTAAATAAAGCTACGGGATTTGTTTTTAATAATTATTCCGTTAAGGATTTTGTAGATATTATGGATTTGGCTTTTAATTTATATAATAATAAAAAGATTTGGAATAAACTTATTTATAACGCTATGAATAAAGATTATTCGCTTTTGAAAACGGCTTTAGAATATAAAAAATTATATAAAAGATTATTAAAATAA
- a CDS encoding YajQ family cyclic di-GMP-binding protein, with translation MAKDPSFDIVSEVDMQVIDDCVNVALKEINNRFDFKGQNITIELNKGEKTITINAPADFVLNQVRDILFQKFIKRGLNQKCLREKKKEKAAGDSVREINEVVSGIDKDLAKVIVKDIKEMKLKVQASIQDEQVRVSGAKKDDLQAVINMIKEKDYPIPLQFTNYR, from the coding sequence ATGGCAAAAGACCCAAGTTTCGATATAGTTTCGGAAGTAGATATGCAGGTAATTGACGACTGCGTTAATGTCGCTCTTAAAGAGATAAATAACAGATTTGATTTTAAGGGACAAAATATAACAATAGAATTAAATAAAGGAGAGAAAACTATTACAATAAACGCTCCAGCAGACTTTGTTCTTAATCAAGTTAGAGATATTTTATTTCAAAAATTTATCAAAAGAGGATTAAATCAAAAATGTTTGAGAGAGAAGAAAAAAGAAAAAGCGGCGGGAGATTCGGTTAGAGAGATAAACGAAGTTGTAAGCGGAATAGATAAAGATTTGGCTAAAGTTATAGTGAAAGATATTAAAGAAATGAAATTAAAAGTTCAAGCGAGCATACAAGACGAGCAAGTTAGAGTGTCGGGCGCGAAAAAAGACGATTTACAAGCCGTGATTAATATGATAAAAGAAAAAGATTATCCGATTCCTTTGCAATTTACGAATTATAGATAA
- a CDS encoding MATE family efflux transporter, which translates to MTDKKIDIFENYPVYKSLISLAMPTILGMLVNVFYNMVDTFFVGQTGDPNQVAAVSLTMPIYLLLMAFGNIFGIGGASYISRNLGAKQFDKVKKISAFGFYASIIVGFISMALFLIFMPFILKISGASENTYQFAKNYLIIVGIGAPFVVSQMAMGQIIRSEGASKEAMIGMMIGTIVNIILDPIMILYMNMGVAGAALATIIGNACSTIYYAWHILRKKSFLSISFKDFSMQSDILKNVFAIGIPVSINNILMSASNILINNYAAGFGDNVVAGLGVAQRLFTLVILVFIGLGQGIQPFIGYNFASKNYKRMNASIKLSCLVSVITGIILLILSFIFSNQSVRLFIDNEEVINYGVKFLIACYSVAPIVGFQFIFMSTFQALGKAIPSLFLSLSRQGIAFIPVIILGTKLFGINGIVWAQPIADLVSVILASSMYIYIYRKMKKQGLKEDNGKLKKDDIKEMDKSHNDNISIKKEHAFNETN; encoded by the coding sequence ATGACTGATAAAAAAATTGATATATTTGAAAATTATCCCGTATATAAATCTTTAATTTCTTTAGCGATGCCAACTATATTGGGCATGCTTGTAAATGTATTTTATAATATGGTTGATACTTTTTTTGTAGGACAGACGGGAGACCCAAATCAAGTAGCCGCAGTTTCTCTAACTATGCCGATTTATTTGCTTTTAATGGCTTTCGGAAATATCTTCGGAATTGGAGGAGCTTCATATATTTCAAGGAATTTGGGAGCTAAACAATTTGATAAAGTAAAGAAAATTTCCGCTTTCGGATTTTACGCGAGTATTATTGTCGGATTTATAAGTATGGCTTTATTTTTAATATTCATGCCTTTTATATTAAAAATATCGGGAGCGAGCGAAAATACTTATCAATTTGCAAAAAATTATTTAATAATTGTTGGAATTGGAGCGCCTTTCGTAGTTAGTCAAATGGCTATGGGACAAATAATTCGTTCTGAAGGAGCTTCAAAAGAGGCAATGATTGGTATGATGATAGGGACGATTGTAAATATAATTTTAGACCCGATAATGATACTTTATATGAATATGGGAGTCGCTGGAGCTGCGCTTGCCACGATAATAGGGAACGCATGTTCTACGATTTATTACGCTTGGCATATTTTAAGAAAAAAATCTTTTCTTTCGATAAGTTTTAAAGATTTTTCTATGCAGTCGGATATATTAAAAAATGTATTCGCTATAGGAATTCCCGTTTCAATAAATAATATTTTAATGAGCGCTTCAAATATTCTTATAAATAATTATGCGGCTGGATTTGGCGATAATGTGGTAGCTGGACTCGGAGTCGCTCAAAGATTATTTACGCTCGTTATTTTAGTTTTTATCGGGTTAGGACAAGGAATACAGCCTTTTATAGGATATAATTTCGCCTCTAAAAATTATAAGAGAATGAACGCTTCTATAAAACTTTCCTGTTTGGTAAGCGTCATAACGGGAATAATTTTACTTATTCTATCTTTTATATTTTCAAATCAGTCGGTTAGACTATTTATAGATAACGAAGAGGTAATAAACTACGGAGTTAAATTTTTAATCGCCTGTTATTCTGTAGCCCCGATTGTAGGATTTCAATTTATATTTATGTCTACTTTTCAAGCTTTGGGAAAGGCTATTCCTTCTTTATTTCTTTCATTGAGCAGGCAGGGAATCGCTTTTATACCCGTTATAATATTAGGAACAAAATTATTTGGCATAAATGGAATTGTGTGGGCGCAACCTATAGCAGATTTAGTTTCGGTTATTTTAGCTTCTTCAATGTATATTTATATTTACAGAAAAATGAAAAAGCAGGGATTAAAAGAAGATAACGGTAAATTAAAAAAAGACGATATTAAAGAAATGGATAAATCTCATAATGATAATATTTCCATTAAAAAAGAACATGCATTTAATGAGACTAATTAA
- a CDS encoding tyrosine-type recombinase/integrase, whose protein sequence is MNSNAAKMDYEYIYFLLDDFSDYLQTLNYAAFTINSYNKDLREYIRFLEKRNIAFEEANHYSVRDYLSFLQNKKLTNTTMSRHLSSIKKFYKYMLRNGYSDKTKIVNMRNPKKEEHVAKFLSIKDMNRVLTIRDNENFTLVRDKMMALFMYTIGLRVSELASIKLNMIRKGAKKLRIRGKGSKSRDIPLLPIIYDNWDIYIRIRETILKENGIKNDYLFINRFGKPISDRSIRVSMKRLMRNSHLAIDFSPHTLRHTFATHLLNNDAEIKGVQELLGHKSISTTQKYTHVTNARLFEVYNKFHPHSHH, encoded by the coding sequence ATGAATTCAAACGCTGCAAAAATGGATTACGAGTATATATATTTTTTGCTTGATGATTTTAGCGATTATTTACAAACTTTAAATTATGCCGCATTTACTATAAATAGCTATAATAAAGATTTGAGAGAATATATAAGATTTTTAGAAAAGAGAAATATTGCATTTGAAGAAGCAAATCATTATTCGGTTAGGGATTATTTAAGTTTTCTGCAAAATAAAAAATTAACCAACACAACTATGTCGAGGCATTTATCTTCTATTAAAAAATTTTACAAATATATGTTAAGAAACGGTTATTCGGACAAAACTAAAATAGTTAATATGAGAAACCCAAAGAAAGAAGAGCATGTCGCTAAATTTTTATCAATTAAAGATATGAATAGAGTTCTTACGATAAGAGATAATGAAAATTTTACATTAGTCAGAGATAAAATGATGGCTTTATTTATGTATACGATAGGTTTGAGAGTGTCAGAGCTTGCTTCAATAAAATTAAATATGATAAGAAAAGGCGCAAAAAAATTAAGAATACGAGGAAAAGGTTCAAAGTCTAGAGATATTCCTTTGCTTCCGATTATATATGATAATTGGGACATATATATTAGAATAAGAGAAACCATACTTAAAGAAAACGGAATAAAAAACGATTATCTTTTTATTAATAGATTCGGAAAACCTATAAGCGATAGAAGTATAAGAGTATCAATGAAAAGATTAATGAGAAATTCGCATTTAGCAATAGATTTTTCGCCGCATACTTTAAGACATACTTTTGCAACCCATCTTCTTAATAACGATGCCGAAATAAAAGGCGTTCAGGAATTATTAGGACATAAAAGCATTTCTACAACTCAAAAATATACTCATGTTACAAATGCAAGATTATTTGAAGTTTATAATAAATTTCATCCACATTCGCATCATTAA
- a CDS encoding pseudouridine synthase, protein MNNEEIRLIKVILESGFASRRKCEKAILSGRVRVNNEIILEPAYKVKEKDTVSLDRKIIERQNKRYMALYKPLGVVSTTKYLPGRRIITEFFKGIKERLFYAGRLDSESRGIMIITNDGEFANIITHPSYEILKVYDVTINGKIDSEKLLEASKGITIKNINYSTFKFKILSKGRIQSKIRLTINEGKNREIRKIFEHLGYKVIDLERISVGCVNKYSESAGTLEAGHIRDLTEKEIAFFFNQKDKKLKEIENIFSSKNIGNIDKDYKEEIKINEKTNIKKHNKSKLAKPKNLKKKIKKANFK, encoded by the coding sequence ATGAATAACGAAGAGATTAGACTCATAAAGGTTATATTAGAATCGGGATTTGCCAGCAGAAGAAAATGCGAAAAAGCGATATTGTCGGGAAGGGTTAGAGTAAATAATGAAATAATATTAGAGCCAGCTTATAAAGTAAAAGAAAAAGATACCGTTTCATTAGACAGAAAAATCATAGAAAGACAAAATAAAAGATATATGGCTTTATATAAACCTCTCGGAGTTGTAAGCACTACAAAATATTTGCCAGGAAGAAGAATAATTACGGAATTTTTTAAAGGCATAAAAGAGAGATTATTTTATGCGGGAAGATTGGATTCGGAATCTCGAGGAATTATGATTATAACCAACGATGGAGAGTTTGCAAATATTATAACTCATCCTTCTTACGAAATATTAAAAGTTTACGATGTTACGATTAATGGAAAAATAGATTCCGAAAAACTACTTGAAGCAAGCAAAGGAATAACGATTAAAAATATAAATTATTCGACTTTTAAATTCAAAATATTATCTAAAGGCAGAATTCAAAGCAAAATAAGATTAACCATAAACGAAGGAAAAAATAGAGAGATAAGAAAAATATTCGAACATTTGGGTTATAAAGTAATCGATTTGGAGCGAATTTCCGTAGGATGCGTGAATAAATATAGCGAATCTGCGGGAACTTTGGAAGCGGGACATATAAGAGATTTAACCGAAAAAGAAATTGCATTTTTCTTTAATCAAAAAGATAAAAAATTAAAAGAGATAGAAAATATTTTTTCTTCTAAAAATATTGGGAATATTGATAAAGATTATAAAGAAGAAATAAAGATAAATGAAAAGACGAATATTAAAAAACATAATAAATCGAAATTGGCAAAACCAAAAAATCTTAAAAAGAAAATTAAAAAAGCAAATTTTAAATAA
- the scpB gene encoding SMC-Scp complex subunit ScpB translates to MEKIEEMNNIDNSTTQKEEIEKNEVDNEFINIQTENAENKEKFEIDASILSDKEELEKVMEAIIYVEGNVTISRLRNLFKCENSDIRNHIENINNKYRSSKSAIEILEIGDSVMMTIIPSTFGTLSAIYDKKRKKKISKAMLQTLSIIAYKQPLTKAEIDDIRQSDSGYHLRVLMDDGFIAWKGRKDYLDKRQTYGTTDKFLMHFGINTLEDLPKLRELKDLEFNRYE, encoded by the coding sequence ATGGAAAAAATTGAAGAAATGAATAATATTGACAATTCTACTACTCAAAAAGAAGAAATTGAAAAAAACGAAGTTGATAACGAGTTTATCAATATTCAAACTGAAAATGCAGAAAATAAAGAAAAATTTGAAATAGACGCCTCCATACTCTCCGATAAAGAAGAGCTTGAAAAAGTAATGGAAGCTATTATATATGTCGAAGGAAATGTTACTATAAGCAGATTGAGAAATCTTTTTAAATGCGAAAATTCGGATATAAGAAATCATATAGAAAATATAAATAATAAATATAGAAGCTCTAAAAGTGCAATCGAAATACTTGAAATTGGCGACAGCGTTATGATGACAATAATTCCTTCAACTTTTGGGACTTTATCTGCAATATACGATAAAAAAAGAAAAAAGAAAATTTCAAAAGCAATGCTTCAAACTCTTTCAATAATAGCTTATAAACAACCATTAACAAAAGCGGAAATTGACGATATAAGACAAAGCGATAGCGGTTATCATTTAAGAGTTTTAATGGATGACGGTTTTATAGCTTGGAAAGGAAGAAAAGATTATTTGGATAAAAGACAAACTTACGGAACTACCGATAAATTTTTAATGCATTTCGGAATAAACACATTGGAAGACCTTCCTAAATTAAGAGAATTAAAAGATTTAGAATTCAATAGATATGAATAA
- a CDS encoding CDP-alcohol phosphatidyltransferase family protein — MIDTHARKYFNKIFVFGAYVFNKMHFTPNIITFIALIIGIFSAILFYYNYNIVSVILLWISGYFDAVDGELSRLTNNSSSFGTILDIVFDRIVEISIIISAALKFENARIYLIFLCSSIIISMTIFLTVGAMSEKKGVKSFYYQAGLMERTEGFIMFSLMIILEKYINIITLIYSILISFTALQRFIEAKNIFKNN, encoded by the coding sequence ATGATTGACACTCATGCCCGTAAATATTTTAATAAAATCTTTGTATTTGGAGCTTATGTATTTAATAAAATGCATTTTACTCCGAATATTATAACTTTTATCGCTCTTATAATTGGAATTTTTAGCGCAATATTATTTTATTATAATTATAATATAGTTTCTGTTATTCTTTTATGGATTTCAGGATATTTTGACGCGGTTGACGGAGAGCTTTCAAGACTAACAAATAATTCTTCTTCATTTGGAACTATATTAGATATTGTTTTTGATAGAATTGTAGAAATATCTATAATAATATCGGCGGCTTTAAAATTTGAAAATGCAAGAATTTATTTGATTTTTTTATGTTCTTCAATAATAATATCTATGACTATATTTTTAACCGTAGGAGCTATGAGCGAAAAGAAAGGAGTAAAAAGTTTTTATTATCAAGCGGGACTTATGGAGAGAACGGAAGGCTTTATAATGTTTAGTTTAATGATAATTCTTGAAAAGTATATTAATATTATAACTTTAATTTATTCTATATTAATATCTTTTACGGCTTTACAAAGATTTATAGAAGCAAAAAATATTTTTAAAAATAATTAA
- a CDS encoding sugar ABC transporter substrate-binding protein: MKHLIIIIFSVLLIGCGKNNTNDVTKLEGAPAPFDGSKKLHFAVIRQALEGEFLQMWQDGAQKQADLMGIKLTVLGKNMDNQAQADFVYQAINMKVDGIILDHGLPETLQKPAADAVAAGIPVVAFEVDVNNPEINQITQDNYALGKASLEAMIKDYNEMANIGYIYFAGQLPLDKRDEAFTDLKKRFPNMKEVARSGTLESPFAVKNAEQVKAVLKTHPQINAYFAPFDEFAKGVVLALEEEGLTDKIKVYSVDITTQDIELMIKDGSPWAATAATSPRLIGALSVRALALKVAGEPIPHEIFITPTLFTQDMLRKAGVKNMEELEIKFPEFNKTTNMTASWIPMIK; encoded by the coding sequence ATGAAACATTTAATTATTATAATTTTTTCCGTATTATTAATAGGCTGCGGAAAAAATAATACAAACGATGTTACAAAATTAGAAGGAGCGCCAGCGCCTTTTGACGGTTCTAAAAAACTGCATTTTGCAGTTATTAGACAAGCTCTTGAAGGAGAGTTTTTACAAATGTGGCAGGACGGAGCGCAAAAACAGGCTGATTTAATGGGAATAAAACTTACGGTATTAGGCAAGAATATGGATAATCAAGCTCAAGCCGATTTTGTTTATCAAGCCATAAATATGAAAGTTGACGGCATAATTTTAGACCATGGTTTGCCTGAAACTCTTCAAAAACCAGCGGCGGACGCTGTAGCGGCGGGAATACCCGTTGTAGCTTTTGAAGTCGATGTTAATAACCCAGAAATTAATCAAATAACCCAAGACAATTACGCTCTCGGAAAGGCTTCGTTAGAAGCTATGATTAAAGATTATAATGAGATGGCAAATATAGGATACATTTATTTTGCAGGACAACTTCCGCTTGATAAAAGAGACGAAGCTTTTACCGATTTAAAAAAGCGATTTCCAAATATGAAAGAAGTCGCTCGTTCTGGAACTTTAGAATCTCCATTTGCAGTAAAAAATGCAGAGCAAGTTAAAGCTGTGTTAAAAACGCATCCTCAAATCAACGCTTATTTTGCTCCGTTTGACGAATTTGCAAAAGGCGTGGTATTGGCGCTTGAAGAAGAAGGATTAACCGATAAAATAAAAGTTTATAGCGTAGATATAACCACTCAAGATATAGAATTAATGATTAAAGACGGAAGCCCTTGGGCGGCAACGGCTGCGACAAGTCCAAGATTAATAGGCGCTTTATCCGTTAGAGCTTTGGCTTTAAAAGTAGCGGGAGAACCTATACCTCATGAAATATTTATTACACCAACATTATTTACGCAAGATATGTTAAGAAAAGCGGGAGTTAAAAACATGGAAGAGTTGGAGATAAAATTTCCCGAATTTAATAAAACTACAAATATGACGGCTTCATGGATTCCTATGATTAAATAG
- the mtnA gene encoding S-methyl-5-thioribose-1-phosphate isomerase, producing MSNTKIPTVRWDGKDLFILDQTLLPITVKEIKLNTVEEAYNSIKELKVRGAPAIGVAAAYSLLIKLREKTNLPTNEFFKIVKERADYFNSSRPTAVNLSYALNRMVNKIESLKTDSSLDLYNILENEAKNIHSEDENICRKIGEYGVELLKNDFGILTHCNAGRLAVSGIGTALAPMYVAQEKNIKIRVYADETRPLLQGARLTSFELFESGIDVTLICDNMAAFIMSKGLIDIAITGCDRVAENGDAANKIGTMGVAILSKYFNIPFYIACPSTTFDLNAKTGADIIIEERDAKEVINFAGVQTAPSNVKVKNPAFDVTPNELITGFITEKGIIKPPYKENLKKAFN from the coding sequence ATGTCAAATACAAAAATACCAACAGTAAGATGGGACGGCAAAGATTTATTTATATTAGACCAAACTTTGCTTCCGATAACGGTTAAAGAGATAAAATTAAATACTGTAGAAGAAGCTTATAATTCTATAAAAGAATTAAAAGTTCGAGGAGCGCCAGCTATAGGAGTTGCGGCGGCTTACTCTCTTTTAATAAAGTTAAGAGAAAAAACAAATTTACCGACTAACGAATTTTTTAAAATCGTTAAAGAGAGAGCGGATTATTTTAACTCTTCGAGACCTACGGCGGTAAATTTAAGTTACGCTTTAAATAGAATGGTAAATAAAATTGAATCTCTAAAAACCGATTCTTCTTTGGATTTGTATAATATCCTTGAAAATGAAGCTAAAAATATACATTCTGAAGACGAGAATATTTGCAGAAAAATAGGCGAATACGGAGTTGAGCTTTTGAAAAACGACTTCGGAATACTCACGCATTGCAATGCAGGAAGGCTTGCCGTAAGCGGAATAGGAACGGCTTTAGCTCCAATGTATGTAGCGCAAGAAAAAAATATTAAAATAAGAGTGTATGCCGATGAAACGCGCCCTCTTTTGCAAGGTGCGAGATTAACAAGTTTCGAGTTATTTGAATCGGGAATCGATGTAACTTTAATATGCGATAATATGGCGGCTTTTATAATGTCTAAAGGTTTAATAGATATAGCTATAACGGGCTGCGACAGAGTTGCTGAAAACGGCGATGCGGCTAATAAAATAGGCACTATGGGAGTTGCAATATTATCAAAATATTTTAACATTCCTTTTTATATAGCTTGTCCTTCTACTACTTTTGATTTGAATGCCAAAACAGGCGCGGATATAATTATAGAAGAAAGAGACGCTAAAGAGGTTATAAATTTTGCGGGAGTTCAAACCGCTCCTTCAAATGTGAAAGTGAAAAATCCAGCTTTCGATGTGACGCCAAACGAACTTATAACGGGATTTATAACCGAAAAAGGAATAATAAAGCCTCCTTATAAAGAGAATTTGAAAAAGGCTTTTAATTAA
- the mtnK gene encoding S-methyl-5-thioribose kinase, with amino-acid sequence MEYKQLTLKTIPEYLKSISEMKKIFSSFDNLNVSEIGDGNLNFVYSITNENNDKETVILKQSVPFLRCVGENYPLEKDRMKIEIKALKEEYKICPNLVPEIYYFSEEMCVVIMQNLNRHKVLRGEIIEGKKFPKAAEDLTDFLSRTLFFTSDYYLDSKTKKSMAVEYINPDLCELTENFIFTNPFEDSDTNVYNEKFNLEEVNKFQRDEELKTAAAEMKYAFMTKAEALLHGDFHLGSFMGNENETYIIDPEFAFFGPIGFDVGKVMANFFMAYISQEYHQKRLGTNSIEFRKWLFETAKYMLTGTLNKFEKLWKKHLEDTNPLYWQYPEGKKHSEKYIKTVLERIFKDSVGFAGCVLIRRTLGLAKNKDIAGIEDLNERARLDCICLKIGREFLVNRNKINNIEEIENIVSKYSPIK; translated from the coding sequence ATGGAATATAAACAATTAACTTTAAAAACTATACCCGAATATTTAAAATCAATTTCGGAAATGAAAAAAATATTTAGCAGTTTTGATAATTTAAATGTTAGCGAAATAGGAGACGGAAATTTAAACTTTGTATATAGCATAACTAACGAAAATAACGATAAAGAAACAGTTATATTAAAACAATCCGTTCCTTTTTTAAGATGCGTTGGAGAAAATTATCCTTTAGAAAAAGACAGAATGAAAATTGAAATAAAAGCGCTTAAAGAAGAATATAAAATATGTCCGAATTTAGTTCCTGAAATTTATTACTTTTCTGAAGAGATGTGCGTAGTAATTATGCAAAATTTGAATAGGCATAAAGTTTTAAGAGGAGAGATAATAGAAGGCAAAAAGTTTCCTAAAGCGGCTGAAGATTTAACAGATTTTCTTTCGAGAACTTTATTTTTCACTTCCGATTATTATCTTGATAGCAAGACAAAAAAATCTATGGCTGTAGAATATATTAATCCAGATTTATGCGAACTTACGGAAAATTTTATTTTTACAAATCCTTTTGAAGATTCGGATACAAATGTTTACAATGAAAAATTTAATTTAGAAGAAGTAAATAAATTCCAAAGAGACGAAGAATTAAAAACGGCTGCGGCGGAAATGAAATACGCATTTATGACGAAAGCCGAAGCTTTATTGCATGGAGATTTTCATTTGGGAAGCTTTATGGGAAATGAAAACGAAACTTATATAATCGACCCAGAATTTGCATTTTTTGGACCTATAGGATTCGATGTAGGAAAGGTTATGGCAAATTTCTTTATGGCTTATATTTCTCAAGAATATCATCAAAAAAGATTGGGGACAAATTCAATAGAGTTTAGAAAATGGTTATTTGAAACGGCTAAATATATGCTAACGGGAACTTTAAATAAATTTGAAAAATTATGGAAAAAACATTTGGAAGATACGAATCCTTTATATTGGCAATATCCCGAAGGAAAAAAGCATTCTGAAAAATATATTAAAACGGTTTTAGAGAGAATTTTTAAAGATTCTGTAGGATTTGCAGGATGCGTTTTAATAAGAAGAACATTAGGACTCGCTAAAAATAAAGATATAGCGGGAATAGAAGATTTAAATGAAAGAGCGAGATTAGATTGTATATGCTTAAAAATTGGAAGAGAATTTTTGGTTAATAGAAATAAAATAAATAATATAGAAGAGATAGAAAATATAGTTAGTAAATATTCGCCTATAAAATAA